In Candidatus Poribacteria bacterium, one genomic interval encodes:
- the lptB gene encoding LPS export ABC transporter ATP-binding protein has translation MAIELQAHRLVKRYTRRGPIVVNEVSLSVQQGEIVGLLGPNGAGKSTTFYMVVGLIRPNAGRITYADKDITFYPMYKRARLGIGYLAQETSIFRKLTVQQNVEAILEVQGVPKSEREPRIRELTDELGISDLLPRKAYTLSGGECRRAEIARALAAQPNFILLDEPLSGIDPIAVADIKQLIAHLRDRNLGVLITDHNAAETLDIVDRAYIIVDGKITLTGTPTELINSETARDLYFGHNFSYRVG, from the coding sequence ATGGCAATAGAACTACAAGCACACAGACTCGTAAAACGTTATACACGGCGCGGTCCGATAGTCGTTAACGAGGTGAGCCTATCGGTACAGCAAGGCGAAATTGTCGGGCTGCTCGGTCCCAACGGTGCCGGAAAATCAACAACCTTTTATATGGTGGTGGGACTCATCCGCCCGAATGCAGGTAGAATTACATATGCTGATAAGGACATTACCTTCTACCCGATGTATAAGCGTGCCAGACTTGGCATCGGCTACCTTGCGCAAGAAACATCGATTTTCCGTAAACTGACGGTTCAACAGAACGTTGAGGCAATCCTTGAGGTGCAAGGGGTACCAAAATCGGAACGGGAACCTCGTATTCGCGAGTTGACAGACGAACTCGGCATCTCAGATCTGTTACCACGCAAGGCATATACACTTTCAGGGGGGGAGTGTCGCCGCGCCGAGATTGCACGTGCTTTGGCAGCACAACCGAATTTCATTCTGCTCGATGAGCCGCTCTCTGGCATAGATCCGATTGCTGTTGCTGATATCAAACAGCTCATCGCTCACTTGCGCGACCGCAACTTAGGTGTACTCATTACCGATCATAATGCCGCTGAAACACTTGATATTGTTGACAGGGCATACATCATTGTTGATGGGAAAATTACGCTCACCGGGACGCCCACAGAACTCATCAACAGCGAAACTGCGAGAGACCTCTATTTTGGACACAATTTCTCTTATAGGGTAGGGTAG